Proteins encoded together in one Astatotilapia calliptera chromosome 7, fAstCal1.2, whole genome shotgun sequence window:
- the LOC113027487 gene encoding golgin subfamily A member 6-like protein 6, whose protein sequence is MSREIVNNSQSDRAIPAESIELCGLVEREISEPRDLQMKIQELQLELSTLKREKKYYKKNYYRFKNEREQMSTDVHDRNVHFRESMVELEEVTQQSDNIQALIVAENKNLQAEVRTFRMMLHEFQEKEASLLEQNSNIVAELSQIERERNEQKKENAHLKEALVRLEHQVGEAHHKISKKEEIIEKQNREIDHKTEQIVELKKEICTLQRRVRQALDDKQSQVESLEAKLQEQVKAVQMMHCDFQEKEEYLLKENSSIAAEINKLKTANTNLKKRLQNLEYQEKTTESLTLQIFWLKEKVKEQNFKIVHNEDLIDELYEHLKMKREIINNLQDELRREEEEEILAAVHNITGEPLQLENLAPEPEELFFPALEPPPDVVPTQENLGLQPEELDCPVSEPSPDVAPTSGSWRHGAKRLLKIGLGVAAVGLIIPAAYWGFSMLNSDCLFNSVYGLLEPYCHLGDGLGPF, encoded by the coding sequence atgtcACGAGAAATAGTCAATAATTCACAGTCTGACAGAGCGATTCCAGCGGAATCAATCGAACTATGTGGGTTAGTGGAGAGAGAAATATCGGAGCCTAGGGACCTTCAAATGAAAATACAAGAACTCCAGTTGGAGTTAAGCACCCTAAAGCGCGAAAAGAAATATTACAAAAAGAATTACTATCGCTTTAAAAATGAGCGTGAACAAATGAGTACAGATGTGCATGACAGGAATGTCCACTTTAGGGAAAGCATGGTTGAGCTTGAAGAAGTGACTCAACAGTCAGATAACATCCAAGCTCTAATTGTTGCAGAGAATAAAAATTTGCAAGCAGAGGTTAGAACCTTTCGGATGATGCTCCATGAATTTCAGGAAAAGGAAGCATCTCTGCTTGAGCAGAACAGCAACATTGTTGCTGAGTTGTCTCAGATTGAAAGGGAGAGAAATGAACAGAAGAAAGAGAACGCACATCTCAAGGAAGCGTTAGTGAGACTTGAGCACCAAGTGGGAGAAGCTCACcataaaatatcaaaaaaagaagagataaTAGAAAAACAGAATAGAGAAATAGATCACAAGACTGAACAGATAGTTgagctgaaaaaagaaatctgtacTCTTCAGCGTCGGGTGAGACAGGCTCTGGATGACAAACAGTCACAGGTGGAATCTCTGGAGGCTAAATTGCAGGAACAGGTTAAAGCCGTTCAAATGATGCACTGTGACTTTCAGGAAAAGGAAGAATATCTCCTTAAGGAGAACAGCAGCATTGCTGCTGagataaacaaattaaaaacagcaaacacaaatCTCAAGAAACGTTTACAAAATCTTGAGTATCaagaaaagacaacagaaagTCTGACACTGCAAATATTTTGGCTGAAAGAAAAAGTCAAAGAGCAAAATTTCAAGATTGTTCATAACGAAGATCTCATAGATGAACTTTATGAAcatcttaaaatgaaaagagaaataatTAATAATCTTCAGGATGAGCTGAgaagggaggaggaagaagaaatatTAGCTGCTGTTCACAACATCACTGGTGAACCTCTGCAGCTGGAGAATCTTGCTCCTGAACCCGaggagcttttttttcctgccttggAACCACCTCCTGATGTGGTCCCGACACAGGAGAATCTTGGTCTTCAACCTGAAGAGCTTGATTGTCCTGTCTCAGAACCATCTCCTGACGTGGCTCCGACTAGTGGTTCATGGCGTCATGGTGCCAAACGCCTACTTAAAATAGGTTTAGGTGTTGCCGCAGTAGGCCTTATTATACCTGCAGCTTACTGGGGCTTTTCAATGCTTAACAGTGATTGCCTATTTAACTCTGTCTATGGCCTCCTTGAGCCATATTGCCACCTTGGTGATGGATTAGGTCCCTTTTAA